In Dromiciops gliroides isolate mDroGli1 chromosome 4, mDroGli1.pri, whole genome shotgun sequence, one DNA window encodes the following:
- the RANGRF gene encoding ran guanine nucleotide release factor: protein MEPKRNHPLFGGAFSITLPPGALDVSDFRPVPDNQEVFCHRGTEQSLIVELLELQAHVQGEEAARYHFEALGGVQGSGGEQVEAVQPLSPHSLSLRGCRDAWVLCGRQRMAKENEANEKDVILHLALFRLPQYGTDLLLTFNEPISGSRPAHGHEAQCLPPWTLVDFERLVTSLTLLDPSIFGPRERS, encoded by the exons ATGGAGCCCAAACGAAACCATCCGCTGTTCGGGGGAGCCTTCTCCATCACCCTTCCCCCGGGGGCTCTGGACGTGAG TGATTTCCGGCCGGTACCGGACAATCAGGAAGTTTTCTGCCACCGCGGGACGGAGCAGAGTCTCATCGTGGAACTCCTGGAGCTGCAGGCGCACGTGCAAGGAGAAGAGGCCGCGCG GTACCACTTCGAGGCTCTGGGAGGGGTGCAAGGGTCAGGGGGCGAGCAGGTAGaggctgtgcagcccctctcccccCACAGTCTGTCCCTTCGGGGCTGCCGAGATGCCTGGGTCCTCTGCGGTCGGCAGCGTATGGCCAAGGAGAATGAGGCG AATGAAAAGGATGTAATCTTGCACCTGGCCCTGTTCCGATTGCCCCAATATGGGACAGAcctcctgctgaccttcaatGAGCCTAT CTCCGGGAGTAGGCCAGCCCATGGCCATGAAGCCCAATGCCTCCCACCTTGGACCCTGGTTGACTTTGAAAGGCTAGTGACTTccctgactcttcttgaccccagcaTCTTTGGCCCCCGGGAAAGATCCTGA